Proteins from a single region of Candidatus Leptovillus gracilis:
- a CDS encoding major capsid protein, which translates to MDLITLLNEIRQNNGFEQIARNPAAQFGRPRRQYLGATLLPERTDIPGNAYREENIRYRTVVANSGTRYSPTQKKEGDLVGSFWVELAESDIAREFTGQKYDTLLSILQGNRSMQAIASITNWLDTTVNLALVELLEAQRWQAIVNAQIVRTGDNKLSETVVYSNPAGHRAAASAAWSEITTDPFADIHARVDLLASKGYTVNRIITRRNVLSIMAQNPKVKTRVGVAVVNEDGQITSAVGRASHDAINGALQADGLPAIELYDQQYTTQSGTEFFLPAGTMVFACTTGQSEEIDLGDQANTIYDTLGYTAIGRGVGQSANGRVIRAEAYTNKPPRIEAEGWQTALPVITEPEALAVIHTIS; encoded by the coding sequence ATGGACTTGATCACCTTGCTGAACGAAATCCGCCAAAATAACGGATTTGAACAAATCGCCCGCAACCCGGCCGCTCAATTCGGCCGGCCACGCCGCCAATACCTCGGAGCAACCCTCCTGCCAGAACGGACTGACATCCCCGGCAATGCTTACCGAGAAGAAAATATCCGCTACCGGACAGTCGTAGCCAACTCTGGCACACGCTACAGCCCTACCCAGAAAAAAGAAGGAGACTTGGTAGGTAGCTTTTGGGTAGAGTTGGCCGAAAGCGACATCGCCCGCGAATTTACCGGCCAGAAATACGACACGCTGTTAAGCATCCTCCAGGGCAATCGGTCAATGCAAGCCATTGCTTCGATCACGAACTGGCTGGACACAACCGTTAACCTGGCTCTGGTCGAACTGCTGGAGGCGCAACGCTGGCAAGCCATCGTCAACGCCCAAATCGTCCGCACCGGCGACAACAAACTGAGCGAAACAGTTGTCTACTCAAATCCAGCCGGCCATCGAGCAGCGGCATCCGCTGCCTGGTCGGAAATCACAACCGACCCATTCGCAGACATCCACGCCCGCGTAGACCTCTTGGCCAGCAAAGGCTACACCGTCAACCGCATTATCACCCGCCGCAACGTCCTCAGCATCATGGCACAAAACCCCAAAGTAAAGACCCGTGTAGGCGTAGCCGTTGTCAACGAAGACGGGCAGATCACCAGCGCAGTTGGCCGTGCTTCGCACGACGCCATCAATGGCGCTTTGCAGGCCGATGGCCTGCCGGCCATCGAGTTGTATGATCAGCAATACACCACACAAAGCGGCACCGAATTTTTCCTGCCTGCAGGCACAATGGTCTTCGCCTGCACCACCGGCCAGTCGGAAGAAATTGACCTGGGCGACCAGGCCAACACCATCTACGACACATTGGGTTACACGGCCATCGGCCGGGGTGTAGGGCAATCAGCCAACGGCCGTGTCATCCGGGCTGAAGCATACACCAACAAACCCCCGCGCATCGAGGCTGAAGGCTGGCAAACAGCCCTGCCAGTCATCACCGAACCGGAAGCCCTGGCGGTGATTCACACCATCAGCTAG